One genomic region from Curtobacterium sp. 9128 encodes:
- a CDS encoding prolyl oligopeptidase family serine peptidase, with product MWPRAVKRGAVAVAALGGLSVAAASFVGRRAAALYDTPEIVPDPSLTSVSIDDLPGWIAPGPDDGGRWALFLPGLGSQPLRHQEVAPAFRELGSACLFASHSARRPARRHAFGAREAAEALAWIRFAADRGAEEVTLLGWSFGASLWLRALAEPLPVAVRAVVLTGPLVDWSETIAHGAGGGVFGRIVATAARAVLATPVLCRLAGQPAPVSLRPARRPLVTPPLVVVHGDADTTVPLVTSERLVAAWPAPARLHVVRGARHGAERDVDPTGWLDVVTPTV from the coding sequence ATGTGGCCTAGGGCGGTCAAGCGCGGCGCGGTCGCGGTCGCGGCGCTCGGTGGCCTCTCCGTCGCGGCAGCGTCCTTCGTGGGCAGGCGCGCGGCCGCGCTGTACGACACCCCCGAGATCGTCCCGGACCCGTCACTGACGAGCGTGTCGATCGACGACCTGCCCGGGTGGATCGCGCCCGGACCCGACGACGGCGGGCGGTGGGCGCTGTTCCTGCCCGGGCTCGGGTCGCAACCGCTCCGACACCAGGAGGTGGCGCCAGCGTTCCGGGAGCTCGGCTCCGCCTGCCTGTTCGCGTCGCACTCCGCTCGGCGACCGGCACGGCGGCACGCGTTCGGTGCCCGAGAGGCAGCAGAGGCCCTCGCGTGGATCCGTTTCGCAGCGGATCGCGGCGCCGAGGAGGTCACCCTGCTCGGCTGGTCGTTCGGTGCGTCCCTGTGGCTCAGGGCGCTTGCAGAGCCGCTCCCGGTGGCGGTCCGCGCTGTCGTGCTCACCGGCCCGCTCGTCGACTGGTCCGAGACGATCGCACACGGTGCTGGTGGGGGCGTGTTCGGCAGGATCGTGGCCACCGCGGCGCGGGCCGTCCTCGCCACGCCCGTCCTCTGCCGGTTGGCGGGGCAGCCAGCACCCGTGTCGCTCCGACCGGCGCGACGCCCGCTGGTCACCCCACCGCTCGTCGTCGTCCACGGCGACGCCGACACCACCGTGCCGCTCGTGACGAGCGAACGACTCGTCGCCGCGTGGCCGGCGCCGGCGCGCCTGCACGTCGTCCGTGGTGCTCGGCACGGAGCGGAACGGGACGTCGATCCCACGGGATGGCTCGACGTGGTCACCCCCACCGTGTAA
- a CDS encoding WhiB family transcriptional regulator produces the protein MDWRDKAACLTADPELFFPVGNTGPAVDQIEKAKSVCARCTVTEMCLQYALENNQDSGVWGGLSEDERRALKRRAARARRAS, from the coding sequence ATGGATTGGCGTGACAAGGCTGCCTGCCTCACTGCGGACCCCGAGCTCTTCTTCCCCGTCGGGAACACCGGGCCGGCCGTGGACCAGATCGAGAAGGCCAAGTCGGTGTGCGCCCGTTGCACCGTGACCGAGATGTGCCTGCAGTACGCACTCGAGAACAACCAGGACTCGGGCGTCTGGGGCGGGCTCAGCGAGGACGAGCGTCGCGCGCTCAAGCGCCGCGCCGCTCGCGCCCGTCGCGCTTCCTGA
- a CDS encoding TetR/AcrR family transcriptional regulator encodes MSSPDAHVSRRPRADAARNREKLVDAARAAFTTAGEDASLEAVARSAGVGIGTLYRNFPTREDLVAAVYAVELDAVLGTVDGFLAELPAERALRAFADRYAGFVQTKRGMAETVRVGAIRGAAETVHTRERVNAAVQRFLDAGVTDRTLRTDVVADDVTAALIGVLLSTRDTTDPAQTGRLLDIVVDGLRRHDR; translated from the coding sequence TTGTCCAGCCCCGACGCGCACGTGTCCCGTCGCCCCCGCGCCGACGCCGCGCGCAACCGCGAGAAGCTCGTCGATGCGGCTCGAGCGGCGTTCACGACTGCCGGCGAGGACGCCTCCCTCGAAGCCGTCGCCCGCTCCGCCGGGGTCGGGATCGGGACGCTCTACCGGAACTTCCCGACACGCGAGGACCTCGTCGCCGCCGTGTACGCGGTCGAGCTCGATGCCGTCCTCGGCACCGTCGACGGCTTCCTCGCCGAGCTCCCCGCCGAACGGGCGCTCCGCGCCTTCGCCGACCGGTACGCCGGGTTCGTCCAGACCAAGCGCGGTATGGCGGAGACCGTGCGGGTGGGGGCGATCCGCGGAGCGGCCGAGACCGTGCACACCCGTGAGCGCGTGAACGCCGCCGTGCAGCGGTTCCTGGACGCGGGAGTGACCGACCGTACCCTCCGCACCGACGTCGTCGCAGATGACGTCACCGCGGCCCTGATCGGCGTGCTGCTGTCCACGCGGGACACGACCGATCCGGCGCAGACCGGCCGGCTGCTCGACATCGTGGTGGACGGACTCCGCCGGCACGATCGGTAG
- a CDS encoding amino acid permease, which produces MTAQNDTGVDRAPANDFSHEQEGYQHGLKPRQLQMIAIGGAIGTGLFLGAGGRLHTAGPALAVVYLIAGVFGFFILRALGELVLHRPSSGSFISYAREFYGEKFAYAAGWMYFLNWAMTSIVDTTAVAVYLKYWSAFTAAPQWLLALIALVVVLAANMVAVKVFGELEFWFAIIKVAALVAFLVIALIWLIWAFPVEAGGQQVQTGFSIWADNGGLLPNGLLPTVLVVQGVVFAYAAIELVGTASGETQNTEKVIPRAINSVVFRIAVFYVGSIVLLSLLLPYTAYKEGESPFVTFFSSIGNPQVGAIVGSIMNFVVLTAALSSLNAGLYSTGRALHSMGMNGSAPKWTTKMTRGGVPYAGILLTAAFTVAGVVLNYFIPSQAFEIALNIASLGIITAWGTIILCQMRLRSWAKQGLAKEPSFKLPGAPVTSWLTLAFLASVIVLMAIDYPVGTYTIASLVIVIPLLIVGWFLQRDRILRIASLREGVTGPYPITGRDPANQVRRGDDRDGGDQA; this is translated from the coding sequence ATGACAGCGCAGAACGACACCGGGGTGGACCGCGCGCCCGCGAACGACTTCTCGCACGAGCAGGAGGGCTACCAGCACGGTCTGAAGCCCCGCCAGCTGCAGATGATCGCGATCGGCGGTGCGATCGGAACCGGCCTCTTCCTCGGTGCCGGCGGGCGACTCCACACGGCGGGACCGGCACTGGCGGTCGTGTACCTGATCGCGGGGGTGTTCGGGTTCTTCATCCTGCGTGCGCTCGGCGAGCTCGTGCTGCACCGCCCGTCCTCGGGGTCCTTCATCTCGTACGCCCGCGAGTTCTACGGCGAGAAGTTCGCGTACGCCGCCGGCTGGATGTACTTCCTCAACTGGGCGATGACGTCGATCGTCGACACGACCGCCGTCGCCGTCTACCTGAAGTACTGGTCGGCGTTCACCGCCGCTCCGCAGTGGCTCCTCGCGCTCATCGCGCTCGTCGTCGTCCTCGCCGCGAACATGGTCGCGGTCAAGGTCTTCGGCGAGCTCGAGTTCTGGTTCGCCATCATCAAGGTCGCCGCGCTCGTCGCCTTCCTTGTGATCGCGCTCATCTGGCTCATCTGGGCGTTCCCGGTCGAGGCCGGCGGCCAGCAGGTGCAGACCGGCTTCTCGATCTGGGCGGACAACGGCGGGCTCCTGCCGAACGGCCTGCTCCCGACCGTGCTCGTCGTGCAGGGCGTCGTCTTCGCGTACGCGGCCATCGAGCTCGTCGGCACCGCGTCCGGCGAGACGCAGAACACCGAGAAGGTCATCCCCCGCGCGATCAACTCCGTCGTCTTCCGCATCGCGGTCTTCTACGTCGGCTCGATCGTGCTGCTGTCGCTCCTCCTGCCGTACACGGCGTACAAAGAGGGCGAGAGCCCGTTCGTCACGTTCTTCTCATCGATCGGCAACCCGCAGGTCGGCGCGATCGTCGGGTCGATCATGAACTTCGTCGTGCTCACCGCAGCGCTGTCGTCGCTGAACGCCGGCCTCTACTCGACCGGCCGTGCGCTGCACTCGATGGGCATGAACGGCTCGGCGCCGAAGTGGACCACGAAGATGACCCGCGGCGGTGTGCCGTACGCCGGCATCCTGCTCACCGCGGCGTTCACCGTCGCCGGTGTCGTCCTCAACTACTTCATCCCGAGCCAGGCGTTCGAGATCGCCCTGAACATCGCGAGCCTCGGCATCATCACCGCGTGGGGCACGATCATCCTCTGCCAGATGCGCCTGCGGTCCTGGGCGAAGCAGGGCCTGGCGAAGGAACCGTCGTTCAAGCTCCCCGGCGCTCCGGTGACCTCGTGGTTGACACTCGCGTTCCTGGCGTCCGTCATCGTACTGATGGCGATCGACTACCCCGTCGGCACGTACACGATCGCGTCGCTCGTGATCGTGATCCCGCTGCTCATCGTCGGCTGGTTCCTGCAGCGCGACCGGATCCTGCGCATCGCGTCCCTCCGCGAGGGCGTCACCGGCCCGTACCCGATCACCGGCCGCGACCCCGCGAACCAGGTGCGTCGCGGAGACGACCGCGACGGGGGCGATCAGGCCTGA
- a CDS encoding Rv3235 family protein: MAREAQRIDDDARKVDAQAVVPVAPPDPGADDTALADPADTARALALCVAEILTGAREVDSIARWITDDVHRHLQQRAAYAARARSATRRAHARATIRAGSVVVSRPRDGVAEASVVVHTRSHARAVAIRLEERAGRWRATAVGML, from the coding sequence GTGGCGCGGGAAGCACAGCGGATCGACGACGATGCGCGGAAGGTCGATGCACAGGCGGTCGTCCCAGTCGCTCCGCCGGATCCGGGGGCCGACGACACCGCACTCGCCGATCCGGCCGACACGGCTCGAGCGCTGGCATTGTGCGTCGCGGAGATCCTGACCGGAGCGCGGGAGGTCGACAGCATCGCGCGGTGGATCACCGACGACGTGCACCGGCACCTGCAGCAGCGGGCCGCGTACGCCGCACGCGCACGGTCAGCGACCCGGCGGGCACACGCACGTGCGACGATCCGGGCCGGCAGCGTCGTCGTGAGCCGGCCACGGGACGGGGTCGCCGAGGCGAGCGTCGTGGTCCACACGCGGAGTCACGCGCGCGCCGTCGCGATCCGGCTCGAAGAGCGGGCCGGGAGATGGCGGGCGACCGCCGTCGGCATGCTCTGA
- the bcp gene encoding thioredoxin-dependent thiol peroxidase produces the protein MTDRLAAGDTAPDFTLQDQDGTEHTLGSLRGRKVIVYFYPAASTPGCTTEACDFRDNMSSLQAAGYEVLGVSKDELPALKKFQHEQALTFPLLSDPDLAVHKAYGAWGEKNNYGKVVTGTIRSTIVVDEDGTVQLPLYNVKATGHVASLRKKLGLV, from the coding sequence ATGACCGACCGTCTCGCCGCCGGCGACACCGCCCCCGACTTCACCCTGCAGGACCAGGACGGCACCGAGCACACCCTCGGATCCCTGCGTGGACGCAAGGTCATCGTGTACTTCTACCCCGCTGCGTCGACCCCCGGGTGCACGACCGAGGCCTGCGACTTCCGCGACAACATGTCGTCGCTCCAGGCGGCCGGGTACGAGGTCCTCGGCGTGTCGAAGGACGAACTCCCTGCGCTCAAGAAGTTCCAGCACGAGCAGGCGCTCACGTTCCCGCTCCTCAGCGACCCCGACCTCGCCGTGCACAAGGCGTACGGGGCATGGGGCGAGAAGAACAACTACGGCAAGGTCGTCACCGGCACGATCCGTTCGACGATCGTCGTCGACGAGGACGGCACCGTGCAGCTCCCGCTCTACAACGTGAAGGCGACCGGCCACGTGGCGAGCCTCCGGAAGAAGCTCGGCCTGGTCTGA
- a CDS encoding PAS domain-containing sensor histidine kinase, with amino-acid sequence MSTLSDLVLAQGRSSEADVEWLHLLVGDWQLLSDLSFADMVLWVPTAEDGSFVAVAHARPSSAATLFYRDIVGQEIREEWREQVTESFVSARVVDSAEPDWYEDTPTRVRAIPVLRRLSPKSKQTTERPIAVVTRHSNQDEMRTPSRQELNFTASANDLFGMIATGDFPDLGAPAGPRRGAPRASDGLLRLDTNGVVTFASPNGLSAFNRMGFEGELERKSLAEVTTELLGQQLDVDESLPLVVTGRAPWRADIESKGVTVSLRSIPLRDHGERIGAVVLCRDVTEMRHQERELITKDATIREIHHRVKNNLQTVASLLRIQARRTHSDEARTSLQNAMRRVAAIAVVHDTLSTGLSQNVDFDEVFDSVLKLVTEVAASHNTTVHPKKTGEFGVLPSEAATPLALGLTELVTNAVEHGLDGRDGEVEIVANRSDDHLSIQVRDNGVGLPEGKVGSGLGTQIVRTLIQGELGGTIDWHTLTGSGTEVTISIPFRWETAAA; translated from the coding sequence GTGTCGACCCTCAGTGATCTCGTCCTCGCACAAGGCCGATCCTCCGAAGCGGACGTGGAGTGGCTCCACCTGCTCGTCGGGGACTGGCAGCTCCTCTCCGACCTGTCCTTCGCGGACATGGTGCTGTGGGTTCCGACTGCCGAGGACGGCTCCTTCGTGGCCGTCGCGCACGCCCGTCCGTCGTCTGCCGCAACGCTCTTCTACCGCGACATCGTGGGCCAGGAGATCCGCGAGGAGTGGCGTGAGCAGGTCACCGAGAGCTTCGTGAGCGCGAGGGTCGTCGACTCCGCCGAGCCGGACTGGTACGAGGACACCCCGACCCGCGTGCGTGCCATCCCGGTGCTTCGGCGCCTGAGCCCGAAGAGCAAGCAGACCACCGAGCGTCCCATCGCGGTCGTCACGCGCCACTCGAACCAGGACGAGATGCGGACGCCGAGCCGGCAGGAGCTCAACTTCACCGCCAGCGCGAACGACCTGTTCGGCATGATCGCCACCGGCGACTTCCCGGACCTCGGCGCCCCGGCCGGACCCCGTCGTGGTGCTCCTCGCGCCAGTGACGGGCTGCTCCGCCTCGACACCAACGGGGTCGTGACGTTCGCGAGCCCGAACGGCCTCAGCGCGTTCAACCGCATGGGCTTCGAGGGGGAGCTCGAGCGGAAGTCCCTCGCCGAGGTCACCACGGAGCTCCTCGGCCAGCAGCTCGACGTCGACGAGTCCCTGCCGCTCGTCGTCACCGGCCGGGCCCCGTGGCGCGCGGACATCGAGTCGAAGGGCGTCACCGTGTCGCTCCGCTCGATCCCGCTCCGTGACCACGGCGAGCGGATCGGCGCGGTCGTCCTCTGCCGCGACGTCACCGAGATGCGGCACCAGGAGCGGGAGCTCATCACCAAGGACGCCACCATCCGGGAGATCCACCACCGGGTGAAGAACAACCTGCAGACCGTGGCGTCGCTGCTGCGGATCCAGGCGCGCCGCACCCACTCGGACGAGGCCAGGACGTCGCTGCAGAACGCGATGCGCCGGGTCGCGGCGATCGCCGTCGTGCACGACACCCTGTCGACCGGCCTCAGCCAGAACGTCGACTTCGACGAGGTCTTCGACTCTGTGCTGAAGCTCGTGACCGAGGTCGCGGCGTCGCACAACACCACGGTCCACCCGAAGAAGACGGGGGAGTTCGGGGTCCTGCCGTCCGAGGCGGCCACCCCGCTGGCGCTCGGCCTCACCGAGCTCGTGACGAACGCCGTGGAGCACGGGCTGGACGGCCGCGACGGCGAGGTCGAGATCGTGGCGAACCGCAGCGACGACCACCTGTCGATCCAGGTGCGCGACAACGGTGTCGGCCTGCCGGAGGGCAAGGTCGGCTCGGGCCTCGGCACGCAGATCGTCCGAACGCTCATCCAGGGCGAGCTCGGCGGCACGATCGACTGGCACACGCTGACCGGCAGCGGCACCGAGGTCACCATCTCGATCCCGTTCCGCTGGGAGACCGCGGCCGCGTAG
- a CDS encoding ImmA/IrrE family metallo-endopeptidase, with translation MTASRIDAFWARGRDERWSGVDQAVAAASELVGKPVVVREEAFLATEPVCGFVATLEHEHLIMISPTPSQTFRSFVIGHELGHVLHAHHEVSAQSAYIRDVIPDLPEYKVERAMARGLFENEFEREAELFADRLAQLIRDHRSRPSAFRGVFG, from the coding sequence GTGACCGCGTCCCGCATCGACGCGTTCTGGGCGCGCGGGCGCGACGAGCGCTGGTCCGGCGTGGACCAGGCCGTCGCCGCCGCGTCCGAGCTCGTCGGCAAGCCGGTCGTCGTGCGCGAAGAGGCGTTCCTCGCGACCGAGCCGGTCTGCGGGTTCGTCGCGACGCTCGAGCACGAGCACCTCATCATGATCTCGCCGACGCCGTCGCAGACCTTCCGTTCGTTCGTGATCGGACACGAGCTCGGGCACGTCCTGCACGCGCACCACGAGGTCTCCGCGCAGTCGGCCTACATCCGCGACGTCATCCCGGACCTGCCGGAGTACAAGGTCGAGCGTGCGATGGCCCGCGGTCTGTTCGAGAACGAGTTCGAGCGCGAGGCCGAGCTCTTCGCGGACCGGCTCGCGCAGCTGATCCGGGACCACCGGAGCCGCCCGAGCGCCTTCCGCGGGGTCTTCGGGTGA
- a CDS encoding response regulator transcription factor, whose translation MRVLVVDDEVRLADGVRRGLEAEGWAVDVAHDGVDGLWHAREFGYDAIVLDLMMPGMSGWAVCGQLRAEENWTPVLMLTAKDGEWDQVEALDAGADDYVTKPFSHPVLVARIRALVRRGARERPSVLAVGDLVVDPAARTVARGAHRLDLTSREFAVLEFLARRAGQVCSKREVIENVWDVDFDGDPNIVEVYVGHLRRKVDRPFGRNSIETVRGAGYRLAADGA comes from the coding sequence ATGCGTGTGCTGGTGGTCGACGACGAGGTGCGGCTCGCCGACGGTGTCCGCCGTGGGCTCGAGGCCGAAGGGTGGGCGGTCGACGTGGCTCACGACGGTGTCGACGGACTCTGGCACGCGCGGGAGTTCGGCTACGACGCGATCGTGCTCGACCTGATGATGCCCGGGATGAGCGGGTGGGCGGTCTGCGGCCAGCTCCGCGCCGAGGAGAACTGGACGCCGGTGCTCATGCTCACCGCGAAGGACGGCGAGTGGGACCAGGTCGAGGCCCTCGATGCCGGCGCGGACGACTACGTCACGAAGCCGTTCTCGCACCCCGTCCTCGTCGCGCGGATCCGCGCCCTCGTCCGCCGTGGAGCGCGCGAGCGACCGAGCGTGCTCGCGGTGGGGGACCTGGTGGTCGACCCTGCGGCCAGGACCGTCGCGCGGGGCGCGCACCGGCTCGACCTGACGAGCCGCGAGTTCGCGGTGCTCGAGTTCCTCGCCCGCCGTGCCGGCCAGGTCTGTTCGAAGCGCGAGGTCATCGAGAACGTCTGGGACGTCGACTTCGACGGCGACCCGAACATCGTCGAGGTGTACGTCGGACACCTGCGTCGGAAGGTCGACCGGCCCTTCGGGCGGAACTCGATCGAGACGGTGCGTGGTGCTGGCTACCGGCTGGCGGCCGACGGTGCCTGA
- a CDS encoding HAMP domain-containing sensor histidine kinase, with protein MTTPTRRRSRPATSRWTHDGERWLLVSDDVDLPDGTEATIVFGSSLESADTATTAVTTLLAVGVPVLVALMGVGTWIVVGRSLRPVDRIRREVDAVRGDARGARIAVPDTGDEVARLADTMNAMLERLDRSASAQRQFVADASHELRSPIASVRQHASVAAAHPDRIGVGELAEVVTAENDRLARLVDGLLVLSKLDERGVADCRAVDLDDLVLAEVSRVRSAGLVSIDGSGVGPARVLGDPAVLSRVVRNLVDNAVRHASGRIALGVRAEGTWAVLTVDDDGVGVPGPERDRVFERFVRLDEARSRDDGGSGLGLAIVRDAVRAHGGSVVIEDAPLGGARFVVRIALGG; from the coding sequence GTGACGACGCCGACCCGCCGGCGCTCCCGACCGGCGACGAGCCGCTGGACGCACGACGGTGAGCGGTGGCTGCTCGTGTCCGACGACGTGGACCTGCCGGACGGCACCGAGGCGACGATCGTGTTCGGCTCGTCGCTGGAGTCCGCGGACACGGCGACGACGGCCGTCACCACCCTGCTCGCGGTCGGCGTCCCCGTCCTCGTCGCGCTGATGGGCGTCGGGACCTGGATCGTCGTCGGGCGCTCGCTCCGCCCCGTCGACCGGATCCGGCGCGAGGTCGACGCGGTCCGCGGCGACGCTCGCGGCGCCCGGATCGCCGTGCCGGACACCGGTGACGAGGTCGCCAGGCTCGCGGACACCATGAACGCGATGCTCGAGCGGCTCGACCGGTCGGCATCGGCGCAACGGCAGTTCGTCGCGGATGCGTCGCACGAGCTGCGGTCGCCGATCGCGTCCGTCCGGCAGCACGCGTCGGTGGCGGCTGCGCACCCGGACCGGATCGGGGTCGGTGAGCTCGCCGAGGTCGTCACGGCCGAGAACGACCGCCTCGCGCGGTTGGTCGACGGACTCCTCGTGCTCTCGAAGCTCGACGAACGCGGGGTCGCCGACTGCCGCGCGGTCGACCTGGACGATCTGGTGCTGGCCGAGGTCTCCCGGGTGCGTTCCGCCGGGCTCGTGTCGATCGACGGATCCGGGGTCGGGCCGGCCAGGGTGCTGGGCGATCCTGCTGTGCTGTCGCGCGTCGTGCGGAACCTCGTCGACAACGCCGTCCGGCACGCGTCGGGACGGATCGCGCTGGGCGTGCGTGCGGAGGGCACGTGGGCGGTCCTCACCGTGGACGACGACGGCGTCGGGGTGCCGGGACCGGAACGCGACCGCGTGTTCGAGCGGTTCGTGCGCCTCGACGAGGCCCGCAGCCGCGACGACGGGGGATCGGGGCTCGGACTCGCGATCGTGCGGGACGCGGTGCGCGCGCACGGTGGATCCGTGGTGATCGAGGACGCGCCGCTCGGCGGTGCCCGCTTCGTCGTGCGCATCGCACTCGGTGGATGA
- a CDS encoding aldo/keto reductase yields the protein MSAPLDTGSLGGRTVTRIGYGAMALERFEGDPAAGVALLHRAAELGVDHVDTADFYGNSVANDVIRRAFGDSDAITVVSKVGAVRVDAPVPLALAQRPAELRAQVESNLRTLGRERIDVVNLRRADTGPGLRAEGEQLVDLDDQLAEMVAMRDEGLIGGIGLSAVTADVVRRAVPAGIVCVQNAYSLVAREFEDLLELCVAEDIAWVPFFPLGGAFPGLPKVGEEPAVVRVAAEVGATPAQVGLAWLLGHASNVVLIPGTSSVQHLEENVAVGGVVLDAGQTAALDAVWGDRVAAGIDAPSWP from the coding sequence ATGTCAGCACCCTTGGACACCGGCTCGCTCGGCGGCCGCACCGTCACACGCATCGGCTACGGCGCGATGGCGCTCGAGCGGTTCGAGGGCGACCCCGCGGCCGGCGTCGCGCTGCTCCACCGCGCCGCGGAGCTGGGCGTCGACCACGTCGACACGGCGGACTTCTACGGGAACAGCGTCGCGAACGACGTGATCCGGCGGGCGTTCGGCGACTCCGACGCGATCACGGTCGTCAGCAAGGTCGGGGCCGTGCGCGTCGACGCACCGGTGCCCCTCGCCCTCGCCCAGCGCCCGGCTGAGCTCCGCGCGCAGGTGGAGTCGAACCTCCGCACGCTCGGGCGCGAACGCATCGACGTCGTCAACCTGCGTCGGGCGGACACCGGCCCCGGGCTCCGCGCCGAGGGGGAGCAGCTGGTCGACCTCGACGACCAGCTCGCGGAGATGGTGGCGATGCGGGACGAGGGCCTCATCGGTGGCATCGGGCTCAGCGCGGTGACGGCCGACGTCGTCCGCCGTGCGGTGCCGGCGGGCATCGTGTGCGTGCAGAACGCCTACTCGCTCGTCGCCCGCGAGTTCGAGGACCTGCTGGAGCTCTGCGTCGCCGAGGACATCGCGTGGGTGCCGTTCTTCCCGCTCGGTGGTGCCTTCCCGGGACTGCCGAAGGTGGGGGAGGAGCCCGCGGTGGTGCGGGTCGCGGCCGAGGTCGGAGCGACACCGGCGCAGGTGGGACTTGCTTGGCTGCTCGGGCACGCGTCGAACGTGGTGCTCATCCCCGGGACGTCGAGCGTCCAGCACCTCGAGGAGAACGTCGCCGTCGGCGGGGTGGTGCTCGACGCGGGTCAGACAGCCGCACTCGACGCCGTCTGGGGCGACCGGGTCGCCGCGGGCATCGACGCGCCGAGCTGGCCGTGA
- a CDS encoding PepSY domain-containing protein, translated as MNLTDMPRTRRLALSATVLVAGALAVTGCASGSGDPSGSGSSGSGSSSAAASGSATTVAASNDALLAAVATARDAVGSGTVISVEQEQNGSAWEVLVVTSDQAEHEVHTNADGTATTGDPVTDDADADDRAENQRFVDAAKIDVRDAAARLTDEVAGAVTELGLDDHAGTVVWEGDVRDDSGTKHSIRIDAGSGDVVTNVVDTDD; from the coding sequence ATGAACCTCACCGACATGCCCCGCACCCGCCGCCTCGCCCTGTCCGCCACCGTCCTGGTCGCCGGCGCCCTCGCCGTGACCGGGTGCGCGAGCGGCTCGGGCGATCCGTCCGGATCCGGTTCGTCCGGGTCGGGATCGTCCAGCGCGGCGGCGTCCGGATCGGCCACCACGGTCGCCGCGTCGAACGACGCCCTGCTCGCCGCGGTCGCGACCGCTCGCGACGCCGTCGGCTCCGGGACCGTCATCTCGGTCGAGCAGGAGCAGAACGGCTCCGCGTGGGAGGTCCTCGTCGTGACCTCCGACCAGGCCGAGCACGAGGTCCACACGAACGCCGACGGCACCGCGACCACGGGCGACCCGGTGACCGACGACGCCGACGCCGACGACCGTGCCGAGAACCAGCGCTTCGTCGACGCCGCGAAGATCGACGTCCGGGATGCTGCAGCGCGTCTCACGGACGAGGTGGCAGGGGCGGTCACGGAACTCGGCCTCGACGACCACGCCGGCACGGTCGTCTGGGAGGGCGACGTCCGGGACGACTCCGGGACCAAGCACAGCATCCGCATCGACGCGGGCTCCGGCGACGTCGTCACGAACGTCGTCGACACGGACGACTGA